The following proteins are co-located in the Blastopirellula marina genome:
- a CDS encoding M24 family metallopeptidase, whose protein sequence is MNDHRHVQAIAKSVLEDLAATIQPADTERTIAKRCVDRLHDAGITQTWYYDCPAYVLLGSRSCLSISGRDYVPADEVVGETNVVTVDLSPLYQEAWGDCARSFYVEEGNASLMPTRAEFVRGDQLLRKLHVFACERVHTEMTFEELHSLLAEAVVTHQFESIDFLGNFGHSIEKCLTDRKYIEAGNASRLSDVPYFTIEPHIRELGGNWGYKWEEIYTFGTDGRIHAI, encoded by the coding sequence ATGAACGATCATCGTCACGTGCAAGCGATTGCTAAGTCCGTGCTGGAAGATCTGGCCGCGACGATTCAGCCTGCGGATACCGAGCGAACCATCGCTAAGCGATGTGTCGATAGGCTGCATGACGCCGGAATCACGCAGACTTGGTACTACGATTGTCCCGCCTACGTCTTGCTGGGCTCGCGAAGTTGCCTTTCGATTTCAGGCCGCGATTACGTTCCGGCGGACGAAGTTGTCGGTGAAACGAACGTGGTGACCGTTGACCTTAGTCCGCTTTACCAGGAAGCCTGGGGAGATTGTGCCCGGTCGTTCTACGTGGAAGAAGGGAACGCCTCGCTGATGCCGACTCGTGCGGAATTCGTCCGCGGTGACCAGCTGCTACGGAAGTTGCACGTGTTCGCTTGCGAGCGCGTGCACACCGAAATGACGTTCGAGGAACTTCACTCGCTGCTAGCAGAGGCAGTCGTGACGCATCAATTCGAGAGCATCGACTTTCTCGGCAATTTTGGACATAGCATTGAGAAGTGTTTGACCGATCGAAAATACATCGAAGCAGGCAATGCCTCACGGCTCAGCGACGTTCCGTACTTCACGATCGAACCGCATATTCGGGAGTTGGGCGGTAACTGGGGATATAAGTGGGAAGAGATCTACACGTTCGGCACAGATGGTCGAATTCATGCGATATAG
- a CDS encoding cation diffusion facilitator family transporter: MNDQTNASHVYREVTNAAILGLVVNFLLGVVKLIGGIVGSSFALIADSVNSIGDVVTTVIVLFALRVAQQPPDDEHPYGHTRAEAIAASNVALLVIVSAVFVAWEAFQRMGSAHAIPASWTLWIAGSNVVIKEALYQYKVRIGRRTNSAAIIANAWDHRSDALCSLAVLLGLGAIRLGGESLMWADEVASLVVAAAIIWSGAQLFRSSASELMDVQADPDFIQEIHDASLTVSGVKEVETLWVRKSGLEYFADIHIEVDPEMTVAEGHRIGHRVKDHLLDKFPTLRDVLVHLEPHGHCEEEKPSGNSPY, encoded by the coding sequence TTGAACGACCAAACCAACGCATCGCACGTCTACCGCGAAGTCACCAACGCCGCCATTCTTGGTTTGGTGGTGAACTTTCTGCTGGGCGTGGTCAAGCTGATTGGCGGAATTGTCGGCAGCTCGTTCGCTCTGATTGCCGACTCGGTGAACTCCATTGGCGACGTTGTAACGACCGTAATTGTCTTGTTTGCGTTACGCGTGGCACAACAGCCTCCCGATGATGAACACCCTTACGGCCATACCCGAGCCGAAGCGATCGCGGCCTCGAACGTTGCGTTGCTGGTGATCGTTTCCGCCGTGTTTGTCGCCTGGGAAGCGTTCCAACGCATGGGCAGCGCCCACGCGATCCCTGCCTCGTGGACCTTGTGGATCGCGGGCAGCAACGTAGTGATTAAGGAAGCCCTGTATCAATACAAAGTTCGCATCGGACGACGCACGAACTCGGCCGCGATCATTGCGAATGCCTGGGATCATCGTAGCGACGCCCTTTGTTCGCTCGCGGTGTTGTTGGGATTGGGCGCGATTCGATTGGGTGGCGAGTCTCTGATGTGGGCCGACGAGGTCGCCTCGCTCGTTGTCGCGGCCGCGATTATCTGGTCTGGCGCCCAACTGTTTCGTTCGAGCGCCAGTGAACTGATGGACGTGCAAGCCGACCCGGACTTTATCCAGGAGATTCACGACGCGTCTCTCACCGTCTCCGGTGTGAAGGAGGTCGAAACGTTATGGGTGCGCAAGAGCGGGCTGGAATACTTCGCCGACATTCATATCGAGGTCGATCCTGAGATGACCGTCGCCGAAGGGCATCGGATTGGTCACCGTGTGAAAGATCATCTGCTCGACAAATTCCCCACGCTGCGCGATGTGCTGGTGCACCTGGAACCACACGGCCACTGTGAAGAAGAAAAGCCATCTGGCAATTCGCCTTATTAA
- a CDS encoding cytochrome c codes for MRNTISYALFATTTFAAIACLTAAPTMPTFAAAPGNAAEPTPVEPDMHEFMEYVFQPSFKALKPAMASEPADKKGWFAIKSNSLILAEGGNLLLIREAQTDAEDWAKHSYEVRDYGGKLYRAAQAKDYTAAKKSYQSMVKSCNACHEQFAGGEHILTP; via the coding sequence ATGCGAAACACAATCTCGTACGCTTTGTTTGCTACCACGACGTTCGCCGCGATCGCTTGTCTGACAGCGGCTCCAACGATGCCCACGTTTGCCGCAGCGCCGGGCAATGCTGCCGAACCTACGCCGGTTGAACCTGACATGCACGAGTTCATGGAGTACGTCTTTCAACCAAGCTTCAAAGCGTTGAAGCCTGCCATGGCTTCCGAACCAGCGGATAAAAAGGGATGGTTTGCCATCAAGTCGAACTCGCTGATTTTGGCAGAAGGGGGTAATCTGCTTCTTATTCGAGAAGCTCAAACGGATGCTGAAGACTGGGCCAAGCATTCGTACGAAGTCCGCGACTACGGCGGCAAGCTCTATCGTGCGGCTCAGGCAAAAGACTACACCGCAGCGAAGAAGAGTTATCAATCGATGGTCAAAAGCTGCAACGCTTGCCACGAACAGTTCGCCGGTGGCGAACATATTCTGACTCCGTAA
- a CDS encoding STN domain-containing protein encodes MRNYTAILMILSSFLTGNVAMSQQPIRAITTVEVADNGVEARQGAIDEVQRNVWRTKVTFRCEQMPLSEAMKQLAKRADCAIHIAWGKLVRADTLVSIDVRDVSLHSTLVMMLRPHQLAYIPAENEIVITDEKTAIDFVTTKYYDTTPLLPKGHGPNPGLGFIARLIEDVLDRYWPDLGLEGNGSVDGFRNTLIVRQRPEIQWEIDQLLAQLKTAKDLPDVPYSGMPLKVSQPINQVEAITDKLHSTRISGQMNSATCSEVMKKIEQTMSIPVCAINSSLERTPLLANEGKLSVHWDDCTVWQALDQFSSKYEAGWRIVDDRIEVTSATEANYSPVIRVYPVRDLIWYGMSLTRDTKRRATEITNHSLLFRSSSSVPPPSPDFVPDIPRLPNIHELEYEIFDLFPEEWDGPRRVEWFGEADCLVIATTLPWHEKIEAYLNRLRESRPTVNPDEFLTYLDKLEAEVITVTYQVREVNGEPELSPKILKNLANDLRSNIAPESWNENDALITTTNEKLLLRNRRDIILRSIEFLENTGGLREYVLP; translated from the coding sequence ATGCGAAACTATACTGCGATATTGATGATCCTTTCGTCTTTTCTGACCGGAAATGTGGCGATGTCGCAACAGCCCATTCGAGCGATTACAACCGTCGAAGTTGCCGACAACGGTGTGGAAGCCCGCCAGGGAGCCATCGACGAAGTGCAGCGAAATGTCTGGCGAACGAAAGTCACGTTCCGCTGCGAGCAAATGCCCCTGTCTGAGGCGATGAAGCAACTCGCGAAGCGTGCCGATTGCGCCATTCATATCGCCTGGGGAAAGCTGGTTCGTGCAGATACATTGGTGTCAATCGACGTGCGTGATGTTTCGTTGCATAGCACGCTGGTGATGATGCTTCGCCCGCACCAGTTGGCTTATATTCCTGCTGAAAATGAGATTGTCATTACCGACGAAAAGACAGCTATCGACTTCGTAACGACGAAGTATTATGACACGACACCATTGCTACCCAAAGGGCATGGTCCCAATCCTGGTCTGGGATTCATCGCACGACTCATTGAGGATGTGCTCGATCGCTATTGGCCTGACCTGGGGCTTGAAGGGAATGGTTCTGTGGACGGCTTTCGAAACACGTTGATCGTACGGCAACGGCCGGAGATACAATGGGAAATCGATCAACTGTTGGCTCAGTTGAAAACTGCGAAGGATCTACCCGACGTCCCATATTCAGGCATGCCGCTAAAGGTATCGCAGCCGATCAATCAAGTCGAAGCCATCACCGATAAGCTGCATTCCACTCGCATCAGCGGGCAAATGAACAGCGCGACTTGTAGCGAGGTCATGAAGAAAATCGAACAGACCATGTCCATTCCGGTGTGTGCGATTAACTCCTCGTTAGAACGAACGCCCCTCTTGGCAAATGAAGGGAAGCTGTCAGTTCATTGGGATGACTGCACGGTATGGCAGGCTCTCGATCAGTTCTCGTCCAAGTACGAGGCTGGCTGGCGAATCGTGGACGATCGGATCGAGGTTACCTCAGCAACGGAAGCGAACTATTCCCCCGTAATTCGTGTATATCCGGTTCGCGACTTGATTTGGTACGGGATGTCGTTGACCCGTGATACTAAGCGGCGAGCTACCGAGATCACCAATCATAGCCTCTTGTTTAGAAGCTCGAGTAGCGTGCCCCCTCCCAGTCCGGACTTTGTGCCTGATATTCCACGGCTCCCAAATATCCACGAGTTAGAGTACGAAATCTTCGATCTATTCCCAGAAGAGTGGGACGGCCCTCGCCGGGTTGAATGGTTTGGCGAGGCAGACTGCCTGGTCATCGCGACAACGTTACCCTGGCACGAAAAAATAGAGGCCTATCTAAATCGCCTTCGCGAAAGCCGACCAACCGTGAACCCGGACGAGTTCCTGACCTATTTGGATAAGCTAGAAGCGGAAGTCATTACCGTTACGTACCAAGTGAGAGAAGTGAACGGTGAGCCGGAATTGTCTCCCAAGATACTGAAGAATCTGGCCAACGATCTGCGATCCAACATTGCGCCTGAGTCGTGGAATGAGAATGACGCCTTAATCACGACAACCAATGAAAAGCTGCTACTACGAAACCGTCGCGACATAATACTACGATCGATTGAATTTCTGGAAAACACGGGCGGCCTCCGGGAATACGTGCTTCCGTGA
- a CDS encoding arylamine N-acetyltransferase family protein — MIDLPDTASAEVETSLDLDAYCARIGYTGPREATLETLHGLMQAHSQTIPFENLDPLMGRPIRLDVPSLFDKLVQQRRGGYCFEQNGLFLAVLETIGFDVVPLSARVRIGWPRDIVTPRTHMCLRIEIEGQSYLADVGVGGLSLTSALMLKLDQHQPTPHETRRIIKEGDVHYHQVQFGSEWQDVYELTLEPMPLIDREVGNWYTSTHPESRFRNVLMVARAAPEGKRLTIMNDEFSIRAASGEATKTSIESKQQLLSILDEHFGVTLDHEVPLKVPGIAWLTDGV, encoded by the coding sequence GTGATCGATCTCCCGGATACTGCTTCAGCGGAGGTGGAAACCTCGCTAGATCTTGACGCTTACTGTGCCCGCATCGGCTACACTGGGCCGCGCGAAGCTACGCTCGAAACGCTGCATGGCTTGATGCAGGCTCATTCACAGACGATCCCGTTCGAGAACCTGGATCCGCTGATGGGACGCCCGATTCGTCTGGATGTTCCCTCTTTGTTTGACAAGCTCGTGCAGCAGCGGCGTGGCGGGTATTGCTTCGAGCAGAACGGATTGTTTCTGGCCGTGCTGGAAACGATTGGCTTCGATGTCGTTCCACTCAGCGCGCGGGTTCGGATCGGCTGGCCCCGCGACATCGTCACGCCTCGCACGCACATGTGTCTGCGAATCGAAATCGAAGGGCAATCGTATCTGGCGGACGTCGGTGTGGGAGGGTTGAGCTTAACTTCGGCCTTGATGCTTAAGCTCGATCAGCACCAACCAACGCCCCACGAAACACGCCGCATCATCAAAGAGGGGGACGTGCATTACCACCAGGTTCAGTTTGGCAGCGAGTGGCAGGACGTCTACGAACTGACGCTCGAACCGATGCCCCTGATCGATCGCGAAGTCGGCAACTGGTACACCTCAACCCACCCCGAGTCCCGCTTCCGAAACGTCTTGATGGTGGCCCGCGCCGCCCCCGAAGGAAAACGCCTGACTATCATGAATGACGAATTCTCGATCCGAGCCGCTAGCGGAGAAGCAACCAAGACATCGATCGAATCGAAGCAGCAGCTATTGTCGATCTTGGACGAGCACTTCGGGGTGACGCTCGACCACGAAGTGCCGTTGAAAGTGCCTGGCATTGCTTGGTTGACGGATGGGGTTTAA
- a CDS encoding metalloregulator ArsR/SmtB family transcription factor — translation MNSFTALADPTRRQIVEMLAERPLAAGEIARRFTMSAPAISQHLKVLREARLVRAEVAAQQRIYELDPAGIDEVVKWIAKVRKFWGTKLDALETEIKREKRRRE, via the coding sequence ATGAACAGTTTCACTGCCCTTGCCGATCCGACGCGTCGCCAGATTGTCGAGATGCTGGCCGAGCGGCCTCTTGCTGCGGGAGAGATTGCCAGGCGATTTACGATGAGTGCTCCGGCGATTTCGCAGCATTTGAAGGTGCTGCGTGAGGCACGGCTGGTGCGGGCCGAAGTGGCGGCGCAGCAGCGAATCTATGAGCTTGATCCGGCTGGAATCGACGAGGTCGTGAAGTGGATTGCCAAGGTGCGGAAGTTCTGGGGAACCAAGCTTGACGCACTGGAAACGGAAATCAAAAGGGAGAAGCGGCGCCGTGAGTAG
- a CDS encoding SRPBCC domain-containing protein, with translation MSSLGEIVRIDAVKFVRFLPASPESVWAFLTETSRITAWYGDDGRIEPREGGTVWLMGGHIRGVVTQWKPGRKLAYTWNVFSPGETESSFPESYLTFEIKPDGPVTQLTLTHMPIPPEFSAQTKMGWHTYLDLVTAIAQGDTPQPRATYMKQNAELYGINLNDLPQ, from the coding sequence GTGAGTAGTTTGGGAGAGATTGTCCGCATCGACGCGGTTAAGTTCGTGCGATTCTTGCCTGCCAGCCCGGAATCGGTTTGGGCCTTTCTTACCGAAACGTCAAGAATTACCGCGTGGTACGGCGACGATGGCCGGATCGAACCGCGCGAAGGGGGCACCGTGTGGTTGATGGGGGGCCACATTCGTGGCGTGGTCACGCAGTGGAAGCCGGGCCGCAAGCTGGCCTATACCTGGAACGTGTTTTCGCCTGGCGAAACCGAATCGAGCTTTCCCGAAAGCTACCTCACGTTCGAGATTAAGCCCGACGGTCCTGTCACTCAATTGACGCTAACCCACATGCCGATCCCGCCGGAGTTCAGCGCCCAAACCAAAATGGGCTGGCACACCTATCTCGACCTCGTAACGGCCATCGCCCAAGGCGACACGCCTCAGCCCCGTGCTACCTACATGAAGCAAAATGCGGAGCTATATGGGATCAATCTTAACGACCTTCCGCAGTAG
- a CDS encoding bifunctional YncE family protein/alkaline phosphatase family protein, with product MCGSSFARLVLVLFVAASSCFSYRISSAQFAADETVGPKQDGQGMTPVNQVLTPYGRQLDLPGMRPQALALSPSGRILVTSGKTNELIVVDPVEANIKQRVKLPGVLPEERSQEESKQAVVPTDTRGQLSYTGLLFSPAGDRIYMSDVNGSIKVFDVAADDTVSPAFAWKLPAANAPRRAAEIPSGLALSQEGSRLYVCGNLSNQLLEIDTETGKVLRTFPVGVAPFDVVLIGNKAYVSNWGGRRPKQGDLTGPAGRGTTVRVDPVKHIASEGSVSVVDLGSGEVVKEILTGLHASGLAASPENPLLVCCNAGSDTLSLIDTRTDTVVKTVWAKASPADLLGAGPNAAAFDDEGERLYVANGSQNAVAVFELEEDEPEDTKLIGMIPVGWYPGAILVDDARKRIVTANIKGLAKEPKPYNGGATPDAKGFNTHHYFGTLSLFDIPLDELLPSLSERVSRNMRAPRIADALLPARENQPPRAIPERIGEPSLIKHVIYIIKENRTYDQVLGSLGRGNGDPSLCIFGPQVTPNHHKLANDFVLLDNTYCCGILSADGHQWSTTAFSTDYMEKSFAGFPRSYPDGMGVDEDDALAYAPSGFLWDNALKKGITVRNYGEFMGPEVRWRDASKKGTPNFLACYNAWKNKTEDVVFGCWPSVESLRPISPPKYVGWNMSVPDQYRADFVLNELAEFEKQGEYPQLVIICLPNDHTSGTSPRCPTPAACMADNDLAFGRIVEGLSHSKFWNEMAVFAIEDDPQAGWDHVSGYRTIAFCASPYAKRGELVSTQYNTTSVIRTIEQILGLPPMNQFDASATPMFDCFQDAPNKAPYDAAKALVPLDQMNPDPKAIDDPILKQDAIVSSTLNFREIDRAPEDVLNQILWRAMHGSRDPYPAWAVSEDVEDDDD from the coding sequence ATGTGCGGTTCGTCTTTCGCTCGGCTGGTTCTGGTTCTTTTTGTTGCCGCATCGTCGTGCTTCTCCTATAGAATTTCGTCGGCACAGTTTGCCGCGGACGAAACCGTCGGGCCAAAGCAGGACGGGCAGGGGATGACGCCGGTCAATCAAGTATTGACCCCCTACGGGCGGCAATTGGACCTGCCAGGCATGCGACCTCAGGCGTTGGCCCTTTCCCCCAGTGGCCGCATTCTGGTGACCTCAGGCAAAACGAATGAGCTTATCGTCGTCGATCCTGTGGAAGCCAACATCAAACAGCGCGTCAAGTTGCCGGGGGTCTTGCCGGAAGAACGTTCGCAGGAAGAATCGAAACAAGCGGTCGTACCGACCGATACCAGAGGGCAACTCAGCTATACCGGGCTCCTGTTCTCACCGGCTGGCGATCGCATCTACATGAGCGATGTCAACGGTTCGATCAAAGTGTTTGACGTCGCCGCGGATGATACCGTTAGCCCCGCTTTCGCCTGGAAGTTGCCAGCCGCCAACGCCCCGCGTCGCGCGGCAGAAATCCCCAGCGGCCTGGCACTCTCGCAAGAAGGATCGCGGCTTTACGTTTGTGGCAACCTTTCCAATCAACTGCTCGAAATCGATACCGAGACCGGCAAGGTACTGCGTACGTTCCCTGTCGGGGTCGCCCCGTTTGATGTCGTGCTGATCGGTAACAAGGCTTACGTCAGCAACTGGGGTGGACGTCGCCCGAAACAGGGTGATCTCACCGGTCCTGCTGGCCGGGGAACAACCGTCCGTGTCGATCCCGTGAAGCACATCGCCAGTGAAGGCTCGGTCAGTGTCGTCGATCTCGGTAGCGGAGAAGTCGTGAAGGAGATTCTCACGGGACTGCACGCCAGTGGTTTAGCGGCCTCTCCCGAGAATCCACTTCTGGTCTGCTGTAATGCGGGCAGCGATACGCTGAGCCTCATTGATACTCGCACGGATACCGTGGTGAAAACCGTGTGGGCCAAAGCGAGTCCGGCAGATTTACTCGGGGCAGGGCCCAATGCCGCGGCTTTTGATGACGAAGGCGAGCGGCTATACGTGGCAAACGGCTCCCAGAACGCCGTTGCTGTCTTCGAGCTGGAAGAAGACGAGCCGGAAGATACCAAGTTGATCGGCATGATCCCGGTCGGCTGGTACCCTGGCGCGATCTTGGTCGACGACGCTCGTAAGCGAATTGTGACCGCCAACATCAAAGGACTCGCCAAAGAACCCAAGCCGTACAACGGTGGTGCAACGCCTGACGCGAAGGGGTTCAATACGCATCACTACTTCGGAACGCTCTCGCTGTTCGACATTCCGCTGGATGAGCTGTTGCCTTCCCTGTCAGAGCGTGTCTCGCGGAACATGCGTGCTCCACGAATTGCAGACGCCTTACTCCCGGCTCGCGAGAATCAACCACCGCGTGCAATTCCGGAACGCATCGGCGAGCCAAGCCTGATTAAGCATGTCATCTACATCATCAAAGAGAATCGCACTTACGACCAGGTACTCGGTTCGCTCGGACGGGGCAACGGTGATCCCTCGCTTTGTATTTTTGGTCCGCAGGTGACACCGAACCACCACAAGCTCGCCAATGACTTTGTCCTGCTCGACAACACCTATTGCTGTGGAATCCTCAGCGCGGATGGTCACCAATGGAGCACGACCGCATTCTCGACCGACTACATGGAAAAGAGCTTCGCAGGTTTCCCGCGTAGCTACCCCGACGGGATGGGTGTCGATGAAGACGACGCGCTCGCGTACGCGCCGTCTGGCTTTCTGTGGGATAACGCCTTGAAGAAGGGAATCACCGTTCGCAACTACGGCGAGTTTATGGGCCCTGAGGTTCGCTGGCGTGATGCGTCGAAGAAGGGAACGCCCAACTTCCTGGCTTGCTACAACGCTTGGAAGAATAAGACCGAGGATGTCGTCTTCGGCTGTTGGCCCAGTGTCGAATCGCTTCGGCCGATCTCGCCGCCGAAGTACGTCGGGTGGAATATGTCCGTCCCTGATCAATACCGGGCCGACTTCGTGCTGAATGAACTGGCCGAGTTCGAGAAGCAGGGTGAGTACCCGCAGTTGGTGATCATCTGCCTACCGAACGACCACACCAGCGGAACTTCACCCCGTTGTCCGACCCCTGCCGCTTGCATGGCCGACAACGACCTTGCGTTCGGCCGCATTGTCGAAGGCTTGAGTCATTCCAAGTTCTGGAACGAAATGGCTGTCTTTGCAATTGAAGATGACCCACAAGCTGGCTGGGACCACGTCAGCGGTTATCGCACGATCGCCTTCTGTGCCAGCCCGTACGCCAAGCGGGGCGAGCTTGTCAGTACACAGTACAACACGACCAGTGTGATCCGCACCATCGAACAAATCCTCGGGCTACCACCGATGAACCAGTTTGACGCCAGCGCGACGCCAATGTTCGATTGCTTCCAAGACGCACCCAACAAGGCACCTTATGATGCAGCAAAGGCGCTCGTCCCACTCGATCAAATGAACCCTGATCCGAAAGCCATCGACGATCCGATTCTTAAGCAAGATGCGATCGTGTCGTCGACACTCAACTTCCGCGAAATCGACCGCGCGCCAGAAGATGTCCTTAACCAAATCCTGTGGCGCGCAATGCACGGCAGCCGTGATCCCTACCCAGCCTGGGCGGTGTCGGAAGATGTTGAGGACGACGACGATTAG
- a CDS encoding SGNH/GDSL hydrolase family protein, translating into MRTFRTLANSVGLLSLLLTSVAFAQSKPSLGDIDPDMKADKPAADGLVWHDITEWGVEGRILPDQPRDRWFDRFPKSANGHVTPAVWSLSRDSAGMMVRFKTDATEIHVHYKLMDAGLAMPHMPATGVSGIDLYARDKDGKWKWVMVTKPTQQEMKTAIIKGLAPGMREYAAYLPLYNGVDFVKIGVKPGAKFEELAPREKPIVFYGTSITHGACASRPGMVHTAILGRWLDRPVVNLGFSGNGKMDKEVGDYLVQLDPAAYVIDCLPNMNAAAVTERCVPLVKQLRAARPDTPIILVEDRRNTNDWILPARHEHHTQNHAALKAAYDELTKAGVKHLAYIEGDTLYGDDTEGATDASHASDLGFMRQAEAFKPVLDKMLGESK; encoded by the coding sequence ATGCGAACCTTCCGTACCTTGGCCAACAGCGTTGGTCTTCTGTCGCTTCTCCTGACAAGCGTTGCTTTCGCCCAAAGCAAACCAAGCCTCGGCGATATCGACCCCGACATGAAAGCGGACAAGCCAGCTGCCGATGGACTGGTTTGGCACGACATCACCGAGTGGGGCGTCGAAGGACGTATCCTCCCAGACCAACCGCGCGATCGCTGGTTCGATCGTTTCCCGAAATCGGCCAATGGCCATGTGACGCCGGCCGTCTGGAGCCTTAGCCGCGATAGCGCTGGCATGATGGTTCGCTTCAAAACCGATGCCACCGAGATCCATGTCCACTACAAGCTGATGGATGCCGGGCTTGCCATGCCGCACATGCCGGCCACGGGTGTCAGCGGCATCGATCTTTATGCACGCGATAAGGATGGCAAATGGAAGTGGGTGATGGTCACCAAGCCAACCCAGCAAGAAATGAAAACCGCCATCATCAAAGGCCTGGCCCCAGGCATGCGCGAGTACGCCGCCTACTTGCCTCTATACAACGGAGTCGACTTCGTGAAGATCGGCGTGAAGCCGGGTGCCAAGTTTGAAGAGCTGGCACCACGCGAAAAGCCCATTGTGTTCTACGGAACCAGCATCACGCACGGCGCCTGTGCCAGTCGACCTGGCATGGTTCATACCGCAATTCTTGGTCGTTGGCTCGATCGTCCCGTGGTTAACCTCGGATTCAGCGGCAACGGCAAGATGGACAAGGAAGTGGGGGATTATCTGGTGCAGCTCGACCCAGCGGCCTATGTGATCGACTGCCTACCGAACATGAATGCCGCTGCGGTGACCGAGCGCTGCGTCCCGCTGGTCAAACAGCTTCGCGCGGCCCGCCCCGACACGCCGATCATCCTGGTGGAAGATCGCCGCAACACAAACGATTGGATCTTGCCAGCGCGGCACGAACATCACACCCAAAACCATGCCGCTCTGAAAGCCGCCTACGACGAACTCACCAAGGCTGGCGTCAAACACCTGGCCTACATCGAAGGAGACACCCTCTACGGAGATGACACCGAAGGAGCGACCGACGCATCCCACGCCAGCGATCTCGGCTTCATGCGTCAAGCGGAAGCTTTTAAGCCTGTGCTGGACAAGATGCTCGGCGAATCGAAATAA
- a CDS encoding esterase/lipase family protein, which produces MKELGMGTQDNVILIHGISAFPLLLRPFESYLRHRSFHATRWGYRSLGTSVQDDAARLRDDLAVYAESDEPTHFVTHSMGGIVLRAALEGMTWRHPGRVVMLAPPNHGSRLARIASYFLRWPLPALADISDGPDSLVQRLPEPICFETGIIAGKRDMLVACESTSLACQRDRIVIPCGHNMLMFHRTGMRETLHFLQYGRFSDEARRIEISAQKKTMAHES; this is translated from the coding sequence ATGAAAGAATTGGGCATGGGCACGCAGGATAATGTCATACTGATTCATGGTATTTCAGCATTTCCGCTGTTGCTGCGCCCGTTTGAAAGTTACTTGCGGCATCGCTCGTTTCATGCCACGCGTTGGGGGTATCGGTCATTGGGAACCTCTGTCCAAGACGATGCCGCAAGATTACGGGATGATCTGGCCGTTTACGCCGAGTCGGACGAACCGACGCACTTTGTCACCCACAGCATGGGAGGCATCGTCCTGCGTGCGGCGCTGGAAGGCATGACTTGGCGCCATCCTGGTCGCGTGGTCATGCTCGCCCCGCCCAACCACGGCTCTCGGTTAGCGCGGATTGCTTCCTACTTCTTACGTTGGCCGCTGCCTGCGTTGGCTGATATTTCCGATGGACCAGATAGCTTGGTTCAAAGACTGCCCGAGCCGATTTGCTTTGAAACGGGAATTATTGCCGGGAAACGCGACATGCTCGTCGCGTGCGAGAGTACGTCGCTTGCTTGTCAGCGCGATCGAATCGTGATTCCGTGCGGGCATAACATGCTGATGTTCCATCGAACCGGCATGCGCGAGACGCTCCACTTCTTGCAGTATGGGCGATTTTCCGATGAAGCACGGCGAATTGAAATCAGCGCACAAAAAAAGACGATGGCCCATGAGTCATGA
- a CDS encoding GNAT family N-acetyltransferase: MQFVACTYEDHASAILEILNEAIVHSTALYDYHPRPAESMAGWFEAKRKGNFPVIGAVNADGQLMGFATYGTFRPFPAYKYTVEHSVYIHTEHRGKGLGMALMMQLIAMAKQQDLHVMVGCIDLSNQGSIQLHEKLGFHLAGSIKQAAYKFDRWLDFGFFQLTLETPTNPVDG; this comes from the coding sequence ATGCAGTTCGTCGCCTGTACGTACGAAGATCACGCCTCAGCAATTCTCGAGATTCTGAACGAAGCAATCGTTCATTCGACCGCGCTGTACGACTACCATCCGCGTCCTGCCGAAAGTATGGCCGGTTGGTTTGAAGCGAAGCGGAAAGGCAACTTTCCGGTGATCGGCGCCGTCAATGCTGATGGGCAACTGATGGGATTCGCCACGTATGGAACCTTTCGTCCATTCCCTGCTTACAAATACACGGTCGAACATTCCGTTTACATCCACACCGAACATCGTGGCAAAGGCCTGGGCATGGCCTTAATGATGCAGTTGATCGCGATGGCGAAGCAGCAAGACTTGCATGTGATGGTCGGTTGCATCGACTTAAGCAACCAGGGCAGCATTCAGTTGCATGAAAAGCTAGGTTTTCACTTGGCAGGTTCCATCAAGCAAGCCGCCTACAAGTTCGATCGATGGTTGGATTTCGGCTTCTTTCAACTTACGCTTGAGACACCTACCAATCCGGTCGATGGTTAG